The sequence GTTATGTGGTGGAGTGGCTAGATCGTACTCAGGAAGCCAATATTACCGACGATATTATCCGTGTTATGAAAGACATGAATGACGGTAGCTTTGATTCTAAAGTTAGCGCTGAGGCTGATGGTGTGCTGAAAATCATGAAAGATAACATAAACGGTGCACTCACTCAAATTGGTCATGCGGTGACTGATATTAGCCGTGTGTTAGAAGCGCAGGCGACGGGTGATTTAACCCATCAGTTAGCTCCAGGTGTTTATAAGGGCCAAATTCATGATTTAAAGAATGCGATTAATTATGCGACAGACAAGCTAAAAGAAGTGGTTGCTTCAGCGGTTGAAGCAGCGCAGGTAGTGAGTGAAGCATCAGCACAGGTTTCACAGGGTGCTACGGATTTATCTGAGCGTGTGCAATCTCAAGCTGCGGCACTGGAGCAAACTAGCGCGACCATGCATCAGATGAGCTCGGCGATTGAAAATACCAGTCAAAATTCGCAAAAAGCGGCTAAGTTGTCATTGGAAGTTAAGTCGCAATCCATTGAGGGGGCTCAGGTAATGGAGCAAACCTTAGGTGCGATGAAAGCGATTGAAGAGTCGAGCCATAAAATTGCCGATATCATCTCGTTAATTGATAGTATTGCTTTCCAAACTAACTTGCTGGCATTGAATGCGGCTGTTGAAGCAGCTAGAGCCGGTGAGCATGGGCGTGGTTTTGCCGTCGTGGCGGGTGAGGTTCGTGCGCTTGCGCAAAAATCTGCCGAGGCAGCCAAAGAAATACGTGGTTTGATTGATGTGAGTGTTGACCGAGTTGGCAATGGTACACAGTTAGCGCAAAAATCAGGCGACTATTTAAATCAAATCACCCAGTCTATTCAAGAAATGGCGGATATGATCCAAGAAATAGCTAATGCGTCATTCGAGCAAAGCCAAGGCATTTCTCAGGTGCATGAAGCGATTACGCAGATTGATGCAGTGACTCAGCAAAACGCGGCCTTGGTTGAGGAAACGACAGCTGCAGCGGAAACCTTGGAAAATGAAGCCACTAATTTGCGCAATACAATGGCCTACTTTAAAACTGGCAATGAAATGTTGGGTCAGTCAGTGAAAAAGCCAAAGCCAGCTTTATTAGCAGCCACACCGAGCAGTAACCCAAAAGTCTTGGCAAAACCGGCCACCGAAAAAGTGACAAAACCCGCTAAAGCAAGCGCTGATGAGTGGACTACGTTTTAATGAGCATGCCGAAATTGCACATTTTATTGGTGGATGACAAACTCAGCATGCTTAAAATTCAGCATGGTTTGTTAAACAGGTTCGGACATAGTGTAGTTGCGGTCAGCTCAGCATCTGAAGCCATTACGATTCTGACCAATCAGCTCCAAAAGGCGAATTTTGATCTTGTGTTAATGGATATGCAGATGCCAGAGATAGACGGTTTAGAAGCGGCAAGAATGTTGCGAAGTCGAGGTGTCACTACGCCAATACTCGCTTTAACAGGGAATGATTGTGATGATCATCGTAAAGAAGCAGCTGAAGCAGGCATGAATGGCTATTTAACTAAGCCTTTGAATGAAACAAAGCTAAGTAGTGCTTGGGTGAGTATTAATTGAGAGAGCCTTTATTTCGGCAAAAAAAAGGGGCTTATGCCCCTTTTTTGTTGGTATAAATTAGTTTACAGCGTCTTTTAGACCTTTACCAGGGGTAAATTTGACTTGTTTGCGAGCAGCGATTTGAATTTCAGCGCCTGTCGATGGATTGCGTCCAGTACGTGCCGGCACGTCTTTAACACTGAATTTACCGAAACCGATTAGGCTAATGTCCTGACCTTTGACCATAAGATCAGAGATAGCTTGGGTAACTTGACTAATTGCAGCGGTTGCGTCTTTTTTGGTAAGACCGGTGTTTGCAACGATTTGATCAACTAATGCTTCTTTTGACATGAATACACTCCCGTTAAGCTTGAATAAAATGTGATATAAAACCAGCTAGTTAATTGAGTAGTAAGATTAAACCATTAAAACGGGTTAAAGATGTTTTACTTAAGCAATAACTAGTTGTAAGTTGAAAACAGGTGAGCCTAAAAAATATGTGGCCTGCATGAATATTAGGTAAAAATCGCAAAGACTGCAACATTTATCGAGCTTATATCGTTAAATTAAGTGAACATTTAATCTTTTTGTAAATAAACATGCTTGGAGTGATGAAATGAAATGGTTACGTAGCTTGTTTTTAGCTTTTTTACCCGTGTCTTCAGCCCTTGCTCTAGAGCCAGGTGATGTGGCACCTGATTTTAGTTTAATGAATCAACACCAACAAATTGAATCCTTAGCGAATTATCGTGGGCAATGGGTGGTTGTGTATTTTTATCCCAAAAATGATACGCCTGGTTGTACGACCGAAGCCTGTAGTTTTAGAGATAATATCAACGGCATCATTGCCAAACAGGCCACAGTTTTTGGGATAAGTGTCGACAATGTAGCCAGTCATGCTGCCTTTGCCGAAAAGTACCAGCTCCCGTTTAGCTTGTTGTCCGATGAACGTGGTGACGTCGCTAAGCAATACAACTCTTTATGGCAGCTAGGGCCGCTACGTTTTGCGCGTCGTA comes from Thiomicrospira aerophila AL3 and encodes:
- a CDS encoding methyl-accepting chemotaxis protein, with amino-acid sequence MSGQEYILPKDLVILSTSDLRGNIIDYNAGFKEASGYNDAELINQPHNILRHPDMPKEAFKDFWDTIQAGLPWQGLVKNKRKNGDYYWVMANAAPVFKDGKITSYLSVRYPATEEQKQFATKLYADIKAGKVGFPWTARPSIHTERAKATLPLLIGVAGTVGAGVSFVTTSSLIYLGLLAVPVVAMGYMASQLYNKLTLNKTILKGIEDINNSDYRLRINDNSELGFMMNLIRSRKAEAAARNYDQLRASQELTTALNAASTNIMVADKDFNIKSINKSLREMFTRNEAQLKQALPKFEAAKIVGSNMDIFHKDPSHQRAMVSKMTAPWTGELRVAGLVLRLTVVPIIHQGEKVGYVVEWLDRTQEANITDDIIRVMKDMNDGSFDSKVSAEADGVLKIMKDNINGALTQIGHAVTDISRVLEAQATGDLTHQLAPGVYKGQIHDLKNAINYATDKLKEVVASAVEAAQVVSEASAQVSQGATDLSERVQSQAAALEQTSATMHQMSSAIENTSQNSQKAAKLSLEVKSQSIEGAQVMEQTLGAMKAIEESSHKIADIISLIDSIAFQTNLLALNAAVEAARAGEHGRGFAVVAGEVRALAQKSAEAAKEIRGLIDVSVDRVGNGTQLAQKSGDYLNQITQSIQEMADMIQEIANASFEQSQGISQVHEAITQIDAVTQQNAALVEETTAAAETLENEATNLRNTMAYFKTGNEMLGQSVKKPKPALLAATPSSNPKVLAKPATEKVTKPAKASADEWTTF
- a CDS encoding response regulator, translating into MSMPKLHILLVDDKLSMLKIQHGLLNRFGHSVVAVSSASEAITILTNQLQKANFDLVLMDMQMPEIDGLEAARMLRSRGVTTPILALTGNDCDDHRKEAAEAGMNGYLTKPLNETKLSSAWVSIN
- a CDS encoding HU family DNA-binding protein, producing MSKEALVDQIVANTGLTKKDATAAISQVTQAISDLMVKGQDISLIGFGKFSVKDVPARTGRNPSTGAEIQIAARKQVKFTPGKGLKDAVN
- a CDS encoding peroxiredoxin: MKWLRSLFLAFLPVSSALALEPGDVAPDFSLMNQHQQIESLANYRGQWVVVYFYPKNDTPGCTTEACSFRDNINGIIAKQATVFGISVDNVASHAAFAEKYQLPFSLLSDERGDVAKQYNSLWQLGPLRFARRNSFIVDPNGRIAKVYKGVDPEAHVADVLRDLSQLQQEAARS